In Electrophorus electricus isolate fEleEle1 chromosome 14, fEleEle1.pri, whole genome shotgun sequence, a single window of DNA contains:
- the lcmt1 gene encoding leucine carboxyl methyltransferase 1 isoform X2, which yields MASRPPVADSDVADEAVRSTCDDASICKRFATSQGYWTDPYIQYFVRQMGERKAPEINRGYYARVQGMSHLLDAFLKRTQCDCQVVNLGAGLDTTFWRLKAENTLPKKYFEVDFPMIVARKIHHIKTKPPLSKPLIETHSADSLLLDGHNLDSDRYCIIGADLRDISSLEEKLRKFQIITELPTLFLSECVLVYMTPEQSSRLVHWVANTFHTAMFINYEQVNMADRFGQVMIENLQSRQCNLAGVDVCQSLDSQKERFLLTGWESVNALDMMAVYGLLPQEDISRIERLEFLDEKELLHQLLQHYSICWAVKDTLSLGISQIGFLP from the exons ATGGCGTCCAGGCCGCCTGTCGCCGACAGCGATGTTGCTGATGAGGCGGTTAGATCAACCTGCGACGATGCGTCGATATGCAAAAG GTTTGCAACTAGCCAAGGTTACTGGACAGACCCTTACATACAATATTTTGTGCGCCAGATGGGTGAACGCAAGGCACCTGAAATCAACAGAG GTTACTATGCCCGTGTACAAGGAATGAGCCATCTTCTTGATGCATTCCTTAAGAGGACTCAGTGTGACTGCCAGGTGGTGAATCTCGGAGCAGGACTGGACACCACCTTCTGGAGACTGAAG GCTGAGAACACTTTGCCGAAGAAGTATTTTGAAGTCGACTTCCCCATGATCGTTGCAAGGAAAATACACCATATCAA GACAAAGCCTCCTCTGTCAAAGCCCTTGATTGAGACCCACTCAGCCGATTCACTCCTGTTAG ATGGCCACAACCTGGATTCAGACAGATATTGTATCATCGGTGCTGATCTCAGAGATATCTCCAGTTTAGAAGAGAAGCTCAGAAAATTCCAGATAATTACAGA GCTGCCCACGCTGTTCCTGTccgagtgtgtgctggtgtacATGACCCCTGAGCAGTCCTCCAGGCTGGTGCACTGGGTGGCAAACACCTTCCACACTGCCATGTTCATCAACTATGAGCAG GTAAACATGGCCGATCGCTTCGGGCAGGTCATGATTGAGAACTTGCAGAGCCGGCAGTGTAATCTTGCTGGGGTGGATGTGTGCCAGTCTTTGGATTCtcag AAGGAACGTTTTCTGCTGACAGGATGGGAGAGCGTGAACGCACTGGACATGATGGCAGTCTATGGTCTGCTCCCTCAGGAGGATATAAGCAG AATTGAAAGGCTGGAATTTTTAGATGAGAAGGAACTGCTCCATCAACTGCTCCAGCACTACAGCATCTGTTGGGCTGTGAAGGACACGCTCAGTTTGG GCATTTCACAAATTGGGTTTTTACCATGA
- the LOC118240069 gene encoding aquaporin-8-like produces MEEEKIELNERNNAAQLKTAAHPPGRFERLIQPCLAELVGTTFFVFIGCVSVIENLEAAGRLQPALAHGLAVAVMVACMAEISGSHFNPPFTIAIFLCGGMELVLVIPYLVCQLLGGVLGAAMSKVMTSKAKYMNATGAAFTILQSHDQLGEVFFAELAMTCLVTMVVLLGAVNGKSKSPLVPFMVGCTVLFNILAGGDVSGTCLNPARAFGPALLTNYWAYHWVYWVGPIGGALIAAALVRFLLGDEKTRIIMK; encoded by the exons atggaagaggaaaaaatagaGCTTAACGAGAGGAACAATGCAGCGCAGCTCAAAACGGCGGCCCACCCCCCAGGCAGGTTCGAGAGGTTGATCCAGCCCTGTCTCGCTGAGCTGGTGGGGACCACGTTTTTTGTCTTCATCGGTTGTGTGTCAGTGATCGAGAATTTGGAGGCAGCGGGCAGGCTGCAGCCCGCCCTGGCACACGGCTTGGCGGTGGCAGTGATGGTGGCGTGCATGGCAGAGATCAG TGGGTCTCATTTCAACCCTCCCTTCACCATTGCCATCTTCCTGTGTGGAGGCATGGAACTGGTATTAGTTATCCCATACCTCGTCTGCCAGCTTCTTGGAGGTGTGCTTGGTGCTGCCATGTCAAAG GTTATGACATCAAAGGCAAAGTATATGAATGCCACTGGTGCAGCCTTTACCATTCTACAGTCACATGACCAACTCGGGGAGGTTTTTTTCGCTGAACTGGCCATGACCTGTCTGGTGACAATGGTGGTGCTGCTTGGAGCAGTTAATGGGAAAAGCAAGAGTCCCCTGGTGCCTTTCATGGTGGGCTGCACTGTACTCTTCAACATCCTGGCAGG AGGGGACGTGTCTGGCACCTGCTTGAACCCAGCAAGAGCTTTTGGACCAGCACTATTGACCAATTACTGGGCTTATCACTGGGTGTACTGGGTTGGGCCTATTGGTGGAGCTTTAATAGCTGCAGCTCTTGTAAG GTTTCTGCTTGGAGATGAGAAGACCCGCATTATAATGAAGTAA
- the LOC113574827 gene encoding aquaporin-8-like, producing the protein MEEEKIELNERNNAAQLKTAAHPPGRFERLIQPCLAELVGTTFFVFIGCVSVIENLEAAGRLQPALAHGLAVAVMVACMAEISGSHFNPPFTIAIFLCGGMELVLVIPYLVCQLLGGVLGAAMSKVMTSKAKYMNATGAAFTILQSHDQLGEVFFAELAMTCLVTMVVLLGAVNGKSKSPLVPFMVGCTVLFNILAGGDVSGTCLNPARAFGPALLTNYWAYHWVYWVGPIGGALIAAALVRFLLGDEKTRIIMK; encoded by the exons atggaagaggaaaaaatagaGCTTAACGAGAGGAACAATGCAGCGCAGCTCAAAACGGCGGCCCACCCCCCAGGCAGGTTCGAGAGGTTGATCCAGCCCTGTCTCGCTGAGCTGGTGGGGACCACGTTTTTTGTCTTCATCGGTTGTGTGTCAGTGATCGAGAATTTGGAGGCAGCGGGCAGGCTGCAGCCCGCCCTGGCACACGGCTTGGCGGTGGCAGTGATGGTGGCGTGCATGGCAGAGATCAG TGGGTCTCATTTCAACCCTCCCTTCACCATTGCCATCTTCCTGTGTGGAGGCATGGAACTGGTATTAGTTATCCCATACCTCGTCTGCCAGCTTCTTGGAGGTGTGCTTGGTGCTGCCATGTCAAAG GTTATGACATCAAAGGCAAAGTATATGAATGCCACTGGTGCAGCCTTTACCATTCTACAGTCACATGACCAACTCGGGGAGGTTTTTTTCGCTGAACTGGCCATGACCTGTCTGGTGACAATGGTGGTGCTGCTTGGAGCAGTTAATGGGAAAAGCAAGAGTCCCCTGGTGCCTTTCATGGTGGGCTGCACTGTACTCTTCAACATCCTGGCAGG AGGGGACGTGTCTGGCACCTGCTTGAACCCAGCAAGAGCTTTTGGACCAGCACTATTGACCAATTACTGGGCTTATCACTGGGTATACTGGGTTGGGCCTATTGGTGGAGCTTTAATAGCTGCAGCTCTTGTAAG GTTTCTGCTTGGAGATGAGAAGACCCGCATTATAATGAAGTAA
- the aqp8a.1 gene encoding aquaporin-8a.1, translating into MDDKETKPELFSVSCAEREQEKQQQKTRAGRVFERYVQPCLAELLGSTLFIFAGCVSVVSNAGVPGTMQPALAHGLALAIVIAVFGEISGGHFNPAVSVCVYLTGGMELILLLPYVLAQMFGGMIGAGLVKVISPSIEYNNVSGAAFSAVKSTEDIGAVTVSEVVMTLFLTMVVSMAAVNGKTRSQFAPFCIGLTVTANILAGGMISGACMNPARAFGPAVVASYWDYHWVYWVGPLAGAMLTVSIVRFLLGDEKTRIIMK; encoded by the exons ATGGATGACAAAGAGACCAAGCCGGAGCTCTTCAGCGTCTcgtgtgcagagagagaacaggaaaagcAACAGCAGAAGACCCGTGCAGGGCGCGTCTTCGAGCGCTACGTGCAGCCGTGCCTGGCCGAGCTTCTGGGCTCTACCCTCTTCATCTTCGCCGGATGCGTCTCTGTCGTCAGCAACGCTGGCGTGCCAGGCACCATGCAGCCAGCGCTGGCACACGGACTGGCACTGGCTATTGTCATCGCGGTGTTCGGGGAGATCAG TGGGGGTCACTTTAACCCggccgtgtctgtgtgtgtttacctcacCGGAGGGATGGAGCTGATCCTCCTTCTTCCGTATGTTCTTGCCCAAATGTTTGGTGGGATGATTGGGGCCGGTCTTGTGAAA GTTATCTCCCCATCCATCGAATATAACAATGTATCTGGAGCTGCATTCAGTGCAGTCAAGTCTACTGAGGACATTGGAGCGGTTACAGTGTCTGAGGTGGTGATGACTCTCTTCCTGACCATGGTCGTCAGCATGGCTGCTGTGAATGGGAAGACCCGCAGTCAGTTCGCGCCCTTCTGCATTGGACTTACAGTTACAGCAAACATCCTAGCTGG TGGTATGATCTCTGGAGCCTGCATGAATCCTGCCCGAGCGTTTGGGCCAGCAGTGGTGGCTAGTTACTGGGATTACCACTGGGTCTACTGGGTTGGCCCGCTCGCTGGTGCAATGCTGACTGTCAGCATTGTCAG GTTTCTGCTTGGAGATGAGAAGACCCGCATTATAATGAAGTAA
- the lcmt1 gene encoding leucine carboxyl methyltransferase 1 isoform X1 — MAYFTGNGIWSEFATSQGYWTDPYIQYFVRQMGERKAPEINRGYYARVQGMSHLLDAFLKRTQCDCQVVNLGAGLDTTFWRLKAENTLPKKYFEVDFPMIVARKIHHIKTKPPLSKPLIETHSADSLLLDGHNLDSDRYCIIGADLRDISSLEEKLRKFQIITELPTLFLSECVLVYMTPEQSSRLVHWVANTFHTAMFINYEQVNMADRFGQVMIENLQSRQCNLAGVDVCQSLDSQKERFLLTGWESVNALDMMAVYGLLPQEDISRIERLEFLDEKELLHQLLQHYSICWAVKDTLSLGISQIGFLP; from the exons ATGGCGTATTTCACAGGGAATGGCATTTGGTCAGA GTTTGCAACTAGCCAAGGTTACTGGACAGACCCTTACATACAATATTTTGTGCGCCAGATGGGTGAACGCAAGGCACCTGAAATCAACAGAG GTTACTATGCCCGTGTACAAGGAATGAGCCATCTTCTTGATGCATTCCTTAAGAGGACTCAGTGTGACTGCCAGGTGGTGAATCTCGGAGCAGGACTGGACACCACCTTCTGGAGACTGAAG GCTGAGAACACTTTGCCGAAGAAGTATTTTGAAGTCGACTTCCCCATGATCGTTGCAAGGAAAATACACCATATCAA GACAAAGCCTCCTCTGTCAAAGCCCTTGATTGAGACCCACTCAGCCGATTCACTCCTGTTAG ATGGCCACAACCTGGATTCAGACAGATATTGTATCATCGGTGCTGATCTCAGAGATATCTCCAGTTTAGAAGAGAAGCTCAGAAAATTCCAGATAATTACAGA GCTGCCCACGCTGTTCCTGTccgagtgtgtgctggtgtacATGACCCCTGAGCAGTCCTCCAGGCTGGTGCACTGGGTGGCAAACACCTTCCACACTGCCATGTTCATCAACTATGAGCAG GTAAACATGGCCGATCGCTTCGGGCAGGTCATGATTGAGAACTTGCAGAGCCGGCAGTGTAATCTTGCTGGGGTGGATGTGTGCCAGTCTTTGGATTCtcag AAGGAACGTTTTCTGCTGACAGGATGGGAGAGCGTGAACGCACTGGACATGATGGCAGTCTATGGTCTGCTCCCTCAGGAGGATATAAGCAG AATTGAAAGGCTGGAATTTTTAGATGAGAAGGAACTGCTCCATCAACTGCTCCAGCACTACAGCATCTGTTGGGCTGTGAAGGACACGCTCAGTTTGG GCATTTCACAAATTGGGTTTTTACCATGA